The stretch of DNA ACCCCTAACTGAAACTCCAGCCTCCCTCCAAATACAATTCTGTACTGCCTGCTCATTTCCTTGTGGTGGGAGGGATGGGCAGGAGATAGCCCTGACTCACTGGCTCTTGACTGCTGAGGGTGACATCTTCTGTCTCCTCTTCCCAGCAGCCCAAAGTTAAACATTGCCCTTTACCAGAAGAGAGAGAACTTGCCTCACAGGAGAGGGGGAGGACAGTTCAGAAAGAGTTGAGGAGGAGTTGAaggctggctggaattttcctgaGATTTCTTGGGCTCTTCTGTGGCAAGTAAATCCTCCCTGTTTGAGGCCTGCTGGCTTACAGTAGCTGCTGGCAAGGTATCAGGAGCTATGCACCATTACACTGGAGCACACAAGTTCTGTTGGTTTTGCAAGCACAGTTAAGAGCTGGTCATGCTCTGGCAGCCCTGACAATGCCCAATTACTTTGCTGTCACTTTTATTGCAGCATCTAGACCTGTGAAAAGTATAAGCAGCCAGACCTACTTGCAGACCCCACAGATTTATCCCAGCCAAAAAATGTATAAAACTGTGACCTCAAATTAAAACTTCTGGCAGTCTGACTGCCATGGATTTCAATGAGCTTCAAGAGCACGCATTAATGAAAGTCATTAGTTCCTGGAATGGGCAATAATTGCTAGAGTGAAAATGTCTGTTTGATGAAGCCTCTAAGTATGCCTGTGTATGTTAAGAAATAAGACAGGAGAAGAAGGtttacaggggaaaaaagaaaaagccaaaatgAATCTGGGTGTCTTAGAAGTTGTCTTACATGATGAACATTTTACTTAACCCTCCCTAATATAAATCTAAGCAGCTCCCAAGGGACGATGGCAGAAGGTAGAAGCGTGCTGGAGACACCAGCTAGCACAAGGCAGGGATAGTTTCTATGCTGAAATGTCCAGGAACAGAATGATTCATGCTTCCCATGCTTTTGCCACTGCAAAGTAGGATTAAATTTCTCTTCTACAAAAGGACATTAATTTAGGATTTGCATTAAAAAGGAGTGTTTCTGTGATTCCCAGGTGGAGAATTACTGAAAAATGTTCACTTCCCTGGAGCTGACATTGGCTCTGCGATGGACGGGTGTCCTGCTGTTACGGGATCTGCAGGAAACACATGCTGAGCTCACACGGAGACCCCACAGCTGAACCCTGTAAGATATCTCACTTTCAGAACGGGAGTCAGGACTATGTGTTCCCTCCTTTAATTACAGCCTGAGAATTGGTTTTAGATGTGGAAGAATGCAACAAAAAGAAATGGTAAGCATTTCTGTATCGCTCTTACACTGTAAGAATGATGATCTAAAACCAGTCTTCTTTTTATAAAAAAGCCCTGAATTAAATATAGTAGAGGAGAGCCATCCAAAAGTGTTCTCTGAAAGGCTCCTGCATGCTGCTGCCAAACTTTTGAAAGAGGAGTTAAATTTGGGACTTTCAGCATGTGATTCCAAAATACCCAGGTTAGCATTTACTCAGAATCTAGAACTGTCTGGATTGGCTGCTATGACTGCTTCAGGCAAAATGTTTGATTTCTTTTCCAAAGGTGCAGCAATGAGGATGAGATCTCATCTTGATGGTATATCTTCCTTAAGAGCTTCAAATCATTTTAAAGCACCTGATTTATGGAATGTAGCAGCATGGAAGATGGATGGTGTTTGCTGCtaccttcccaaaagcatcttcTGAGAAAGCCGCGTGGGCGGGCACAGACAGTTCCTCAGTCCACACTCACACCACAGATAGGTCAGcaaaaaaagatggaaaaggtGTCTGTGTAGAGTTCCAGCAAGGCTTATTGTAGAGTCATGCTGGAGGAGTCCAGGGACAGAAGACAACGAAGCAATGCAGTGTCCTGGGTTAAGTATGGGGTCAGGGGCAGTACAAGGGCAGGGCAGAGGGCAATGACCTATAGGGAAGGGGCAGGGTAGAGGGCAGTGACCTATAGAGAACTGAGGTAAATTAgcatagtgctgcagagcaccatagGAAAAAACCTTTTCCTCTCACCCTAGGCAGTGAGGCATTCTCAAAGCCTGTGGCAGATTCTTCCAGGGCATTAGAAGTTCCCTTAATAGGCTCAAAGGCCTCCAGAATGGAAAAGCATGCCAATAAAGGTCAAGTTCCATGTGTTTTTCAGTCTATCAATACTGGAATGGCTAAGAGTTCTTTGGAGGCCTTTCAGTAAACATTTTCATTGTTTTAACCTTGCTATGTAACTTTTTAATTGGACAGAACAGTTTTATGGGCCTGTTGGATTTTATAGGGATTGTCTGCCTTTGCAGTGTGCGGCTCCCACAGCCATGTTTGCAGCTTCAGATGGACACTGAGGGCACACGGGCAGAGGTTCCagcacccagcagagctgctgcaataGTGGAGGTTATTGTGCATCCCCTTCTGGCTTTGCACTGGCTGATTGAAGCTGGTTTGGATATAGCCTTTAGTGGTGACAGCCacactctctgctgagacacaggtGTGTTTGAACCTGGAGCCAGCAGGTAGATCAGGTAAACCTGGCACAAGGCACTAGAGGCCAGAACCTGAtgtttcagctcctggtgctgtcaCAAAGGTTTCTGTGGCATCTCCAATGGGAGAGCTGTTGTGTGCCCCTGTCACAGGGCATGGCCAACATCCAGAGCAGCACTTAGAAAATCTAAGTGCTTTAATGAAGGTGTTTGAAACTGACTTGACTCTGTGCTGCAGTCTGGAAGCAGAGTTCTTGTCCTGCACAAGTCTCTCTTCTGGCACTAGCAATGATCTGGCTGACTGTACAGCTGTACACTGTCAttgaagttggaaaagacctccaagattgagtccaacctttgaccaatcaccaccctgTCAACTAGATCAGAGCACTAAGTGTTACATCCCATCAtttcttgaatgcttccagggatgcttCTTGAACACTGTTCAGGGacagtgattccaccacctccctgggcagcctgttccaatgtctgaccactctttccatgaagaaatcttATCCAATGGAAGAGGAAAATTGTACCAGATGAACAAGCTAGTCTCGGTGACTCTGTGGTCACACAAGTGCTATGACAAATAAATTACTTGGAGGACATGGCTGTGGTTAGTAGGAGCACAGTTTATCTCCTCAGTGGCCACACTGTCTGAGAACAGCATACACTACCTATGAGACTGCATCCTTCTAGTATAAGTTTCACTTTATACTTCCCCAGAGAATTGGAAAGAGAGGTTGCAAATTGAACATActttgcaatattttttttttgcaatgggaGTCTTCTGTTCTCTTAAGTATGATGTTAATGTAAAGGTCCATGCCTCAGCTTGGACTTTCAGTTAGGGAAATTAATTTCATGGAGAGATGTCCTCAGGATCAGCCTCTTGGCTGGCCTTTGATCAATTACTGCAGTAGGAGTTACTGACAGAATGGAAGAAAAGTTTGgcttaaaaataaaaaggcatcTTTAACTTTCTTTGCTTTAGAAAACAGTTTTGCCATTGCAGGAACAAGTATGCACAGATCTGGGTTCATAAAGAAAATAAGACATTATCTGTTACTCAAATGTCTGGTTTTTTACTTCCCTTTTGCAGAAAAATCCAGGAGTCCATCGATGACTTACTAAAGTCTCAGTTTTCATGATTTATGTGATTTGCTTCTCCGGGAGCCATGGATGAATACAGCCGCTTTGTGGACTGGGACAAAATGGATGTGAGTGCCCAGAGCCAGGACACAAAAGAGCTCACCTGCACAGACTTACATGAGCTCAAGCAGCTCGCCCGGCAGGGCTATTGGGCCAAAAACCACTCTCTGAGAGCCAAAGTGTACCACAAACTCATCAGCAATATCCCATGCCGTACAGTGACCCCAGATGCGAACGTGTACCGGGACATCGTGGGGAAGATCGTTGGAAAacgcagcagcagctccctcccactgccagagTTCGTGGACAACAGCCTGATCCCCACGTACTGCCTGAACGCGGAGGGCGTCGGGGCCGTCAGGAAGATCATCCTGTGCGTCGCCAATCAGTTCCCGGACATCTCCTTCTGCCCGGCGCTGCCCTCGGTGACCGCGCTGCTCCTGCACTACAGCAAGGACGAGGCCGAGTGCTTCGAGCAGGTCTGTCGCATCCTGGCTTGCAATGACCCCTCCAAGCGGCTCATCGACCAGACCTTCCTGGCCTTTGAGTCCTCCTGCATGACCTTCGGGGACCTGGTGAACAAGTACTGCCAGGCAGCCCACAAGCTGATGGTGGCAGTGTCCGAGGACGTGCTGGAGGTGTACTCAGACTGGCAGCGGTGGCTCTTCGGAGAGCTCCCCATGGTGTACATTGCGCGCATCTTTGACGTCTTCCTGGTGGAGGGGTACAAAGTTCTCTATCGCGTCGCGCTGGCTCTTCTGAAATTCTTTCACAAAGTCAGAGCTGGGCAGCCCATGGAGTCTGACAGCATCCAGCAGGACATTCGAGCCTTTGTGAGGGATATCGCCAAGTCGGTGTCCCCGGAGAGGCTCCTGGAAAAAGCCTTTGCTATCCGCCTGTTCTCTCGGAAGGAGATCCAGCTCCTGCAGATGGCCAATGAGAAGGCTTTGCAGCAGAAGGGCATCACAGTCAAACAGAAAAGGTAGGACTCAGCACAGGTAACCTGAGCAATCTCCTGAATTTTCCCAGTGTGGGGAGCAGTCCTGGCTGACTGGTGGGGAAGCTCCACTGGTGCATGCTGGTGTCTGCTGATGCACTTTCTCTGCAGAAAAACTCAGCAGCTCCAAAATCAAGTGTTGCTGGGATTGTAATGGGAACTTTAAATGAAGTACTATGATACAAGAGGAACAGAAGTTTCTTGTAGCTTGCTTAATTATGAATTTATATGGGTATATATTAATTACAAGTATCATATCTCAAAAGTGTGTTTCATAAGCACTTTTCAAACTAAAAGGCATTTTAGCAAAGTtggtgtagtggttttggttcgccAGTTTGAGATTTCCTGACCAACACACCAATTAATGTAGTGTGTCTAGTGCTGGCTAAATGCTAGTGCACTCACTATAATATACTTACTTATTTCATGCTGTGAGGTaggattaggaggaaggcaaagaAGACTCAAAGCTTCAAAAGGGTGTAAAGAAAGctttattaacagtaactaaaagaaagaataataagaATCAGAATAAAACCTCTAGAACACTTATCCTCCCCCCTACAACCTTTTATTTCCCACTCACAACATACAGAAACAATTCAGTTTATcacttctagaatagtctttcttcagttcacttaggcagaggagtccctcttgtcaATTTATGGAGGCTTCTCCACAAGAAAGCAGTTCTCTCGTGGCTTTTAATTTCCATGAACAGCAGCTACCCAGAAAAATCTGCGATGGTGAAGTCCTTCCCATTTTTcacaacttttcccacagctgtgtttatgggccatgtcagcaTATGGTGTACTATTTTTAGGATGAGCTGTTCAAGAGCAAAGGTTTTCTATATCTATCTCTGAGATTATCTTCATCTCTAGGAACAGAggtcttcttcttctttccctgtctttctgttcAAGCTTCTCATAGAATCACAGCTACTTTAACATCTGCTTActattgtattatattaaagaatgctatactaaactatactgaggaatacagaaaagatacttagtgaatgctaaaaagataataatgaaaactcgtgactctttccagagtcccaacacagcttgtccctgattggccaaagagtgaaaacaactcacagcagaaaccaacgAATCAATCACCTGTGGGTCAACAATCTCCAAACagattccaaaggagcaaaacacaggagaagcaaatcagataattattgttttcctttttctctgaggcttctcagtttcacaggagaaaaatcctgggcgaggggatttttccagaaaatgtgaatacCATAGCTTGCTGCAGCTTGGAGGCCTTTGCTCATATCTACAATTTGAACGCTTCATCTCCCCATATTTTTCAAGGAGTCACAGGGAAAaggagtctgatgtatcaattacatccttctccatagctttacaagaggatttcagccctaagatcaaggcatctcctcatccctcccatctgggacttgactttttcttcactgaccttggtgtcttcatgttgttCTTCTACATGTTCTCactctgtccttttctctcacctgAGGGAGGACTGAAGGTTTGCAAGTCTCATCTGTGCACTGAAAGAGTCAGtgtctcacccggggcctgcaggtGCTCACCTGAGGCCGGCAGAGCTGCaactgggccgggccgggctgggctgggctgggctggggtgggtcgggccgggctgggctgggctgggccgggccgggccgggatgggccgggccgggccgggccgggccgggccgcgctagggcagggccaggatctcagcagccaggccagagcacagcagcagcatggccgGGGGGCCGTGGCTTCTCCTCCCGACGGCAGCAGAACCTTGGCCgagccggcccggcccggagccgctgccagggcccggcagagcccagctcaggcggggctggcggcggggcagggctcagtcacagcagatgctgcagccctggcctggcccggcctggGCCCCGcggcctcccctgcccctgcCGGCAGCCCATGGGGGCCCGGCCCCACGGCAGAGCCCACCCGGCCCAGCCGTGACAGGGAGGGGCCGGGCTGGCCTTGTGACCTGCTCTCAGGCCAGagcagaaaaaaagagaattCCCGGCGTTTTTCATTTGTAACATCGGTGttcacagaggcatgttcagCTTTCTAGTGGTTTAACAAAGTGTCAATATTCAACGCCGCTCACTGATTGGTTTTACcaggcacagaggaagctctcagcagctccaatgataaaaccagcactgataAATTACTTGGAGGAAACATACCCAAAAAAATGTGGAAATTGATTCTTAAATATGATGTTATTTGTATAAAATGTCAATTTGATGCTGCCCGGTACTGTGAATTCAGCAGTTTCTTTAGTGTAAGACACTGTCACAGCTGAGAACATTGTGCCTGACTGCAGAGCTGTTTTAACAGAGCAAGGAAGAAATATGTCTTATTTTCAGGTTACTTTTTAAATAGATTTGGCTGCAAGTCTCCTGGAAATCAAGAGTGTAGTACTCACAGGTAGGAGTTGACCTGTTTTGTGGCAGGTTCATGTACtattagaaaaaataattttgaaagaacCATGGAAGAGTGACTATACAGATCTAAGAAACTGTTGCAAAATCACAAGCTCTTCTCAGAAATAAGGGGAGGAAGAACTAACTCTGAAACCAGTAAATGAAATCCTGCACTGATGTGACAGTAAAAGTCATACTATAAAACGCTTAGCTGAAAGGCCTCTCGATGGATATAGAAAAGGCACCAATATATTAATCTGAACAAAAATAGCATCTTGGCAAGTGCAAATGTATGTGCAGGTGAGTAGTACATGTTCTgtttttccagaggcttctgACAGCAGAAAACTTCTCCCAACAATTTCTGAACTCTCAAGTTCAGAACTGTTGTACAGTTTTATGAACTGCCCTCTGAAGAGAGGTGACTTCTCAAAGTCCCCTGGGTCAGTGAGTGTGATATCTGGAATTTGGTGTTCTAGACACACAGTCTCACTTTCTCTAAATCTCCACTGATGTAGTAGGATCTTCCAGCCATCTGTGTTGCTGAGTTAGTTACAGTGGTTGCAAAGTTACCATTCCATGGCATGGCAATACATACTCAGTACATTTCAGCCTAAAAGATGACATAAATGTTAGCTGAACCTCCTTCATGTGTCTGCATACCTGGTAAGCTCCCCCTGGTCTCTTCCAAGGGTTAATTTTTTAGACTCACAGCTTGTTTTAGAATCAGCTTCAGTATTTTCCTGTCAGTCTCAAATATTTCAAGGTCTTTAGCCACTGGATTGTCACACTAGAGGCAGTTCAGACCTTTGTATTTGAAACTTGTAGCAAAATATTGACTCCTCTATTGTATTTTCCTGTTGGGAAGTTCAGGAGAGTTGTAATACCCTTGGGTATATTGTTTAAATTGGAATTAGagctttaaatttaaaaataaataaataatttaaataaaccagagaaaaagaaaacatgcatCAAGCAACCACAGATGCTCCAAAAGCTCCTGCTGTGTTAAATGTTGCAGGGAAATTCTCACAACAGTGATGCTTCCAAGGCAAAATACAGTGATATGCCCAAATAAAGCCAGTAGTTACTGCTATGCCAGGCAGAGTTGTCACTGAAAAATTTTCACTCTCTCTTGGCTACCTTTGTAGACCCACTGAAATTTCTCAATGTCCCCAGGCacagggctgctgggagtttgGCTTGGCTCAGTTTGGGTCCCAGTGTGGGCAGATGGAGGTGCAGGAGAAGTGAGCTGTTCTCCAGTGCTCCATGGGGTGCCAGTCAGTTCTTTTCTCCCCCTGTTTGGCCTGTGCAACAAAAAGATGATTTATTTTCCCATCACATaacaaaacaggaagaaaataaaaatataaatgttttaACCTGTCTGATTATTTTTCAGTGCTTGATGACTCAAATCAAACCTTGCTTTGTTTCTCTCCAAGCTCCTTTCACTTTCTTTGTCATGGATGTAGTAAGTCACTGATCTTttctatcttttttgtctttctttttgtaTGTTCTCCTTCTGTCCATTCCATCTCCACTGCACCACTCCTGTATGCAGTCTTGCAACTCCCAAAAGGTAGGTTAAAACACTGGAGTCTCTGCACTTTGCTCATTCCTGCTGTCTTTGGCTTGTTGTTTTTTCCAAGGTGATCAATATTGCTAACATTGGGGCAGGAGAAGCAGGCCAGCAATCAGAGCACCAGATTGCTGTGCCTCATCTCCAGAATACCCTCCTGCAAAGTTAGTTCATAGCACCTGCAAAGCTGTGAGAGCAGGGGTAGTGggcccaggggcacagcagagtGGGAAAGAGTCCTGTACATGGAGAAAGTTCATGCTGGGATTATGGTTATGGCTATAAAAGGCCTTTATAATAATGGTCCTTTCTACTCTGGaagaaaaaaatgtcattttttttaAACATCTCAACAGCTCAGAAGAGCTGTTAGGTATCATCCCAACTCCAAACCTGGTATATGCTGTTGCATTAGGTGTGAAATATAGTCAACTTTTTATCTTCTTTGGAAGCTTTCTGCAGTTAATTGGAAAATTTTTGGACTGACCCCAACTAGGCACACTCCTAAAAATGACCTGTCTCTATTCACAGTAGTTTATATTTGCTTTTAagtaggttggggttttttagagCCAAGACAAGACTTTTTCTGTGTCAAGGAGGTCAGAGTTACTCAGCCGTAGAGCATTAATGGTTAATGAAGTCATTTATCAAGTCTTGGCCTGAAAAGTAAATCTTAAAGAACAAAACCCAGTGAATGGATTGTGATATCTGATAAGCGGAGAACTTGGAAAGAGAAAGGCTGCCCTGTGAGTATTAAATACCAGAGATATTTGGGTTTAAATTCATGCCTTTGAGAATCCTCTGGCCTTGCTGCAGGTGCCCTGAGTTAACTTTAGTGAGTGATGAGCACTAACATCTGTACTAATTTATAAAATCAAAGCTGGAGTTAACTTCCTCATGTTTTCATGTTTGAAAGAACACCTTAAGAGACTTAGCAAAGCATGTTTCATACCATAACTTCTTTGTTGAGGATTTTACCTCTGATAAATCAAAAATCTGTTAATCCCAGTCAAGTGAATCTTCAGCATCTGTGTATTATTTTTGCAGTTAGGTTGTTCTGAAAGTAGCAGAAAGGCTTGATTTATGCCTAGGAAGCAGTTTGGATTTGAGGGGACTTAGGGAGAGCAGGATGTCTGTTGACACTGATCTGGACACAGGATTAAGTTTCAGGCTTATATATCACAAATTACTTATATAGCTATTTATGACTGAAAAAGAAATCTCCTTTTACCACACAATTATGCCCTCACTGAAATTATAATGGATTTCAAGATTAATGCATCTCCTCTAAGATTTGACCCAAGCCAGAGTAGAGAAGGAAGGTGCCATTCAGTGAGTAATCTTTGGAGttggggatttttggttttttgaatAATACAGGGCACATCCACTTTGACAGGTGCCGCTGCACGTCCTCAACCTTGGCTTTACCTTTGGGAGCTTTGAGGTCTCTGAAGCACATAGTATTAATGATAATAGCTGG from Melospiza melodia melodia isolate bMelMel2 chromosome 18, bMelMel2.pri, whole genome shotgun sequence encodes:
- the TBC1D24 gene encoding TBC1 domain family member 24 isoform X1; amino-acid sequence: MDEYSRFVDWDKMDVSAQSQDTKELTCTDLHELKQLARQGYWAKNHSLRAKVYHKLISNIPCRTVTPDANVYRDIVGKIVGKRSSSSLPLPEFVDNSLIPTYCLNAEGVGAVRKIILCVANQFPDISFCPALPSVTALLLHYSKDEAECFEQVCRILACNDPSKRLIDQTFLAFESSCMTFGDLVNKYCQAAHKLMVAVSEDVLEVYSDWQRWLFGELPMVYIARIFDVFLVEGYKVLYRVALALLKFFHKVRAGQPMESDSIQQDIRAFVRDIAKSVSPERLLEKAFAIRLFSRKEIQLLQMANEKALQQKGITVKQKSLATPKRQNVHLAVHAENFKSEIVSVKEMRDIWSWIPERFALCQPLLLFTTLEHGCSLSRFYSHSEGHEPTLLLIKTTAKEVCGAYLSTDWSERRRGGNKLSFFGTGECFVFRLQPEVERYEWVIIKHPELASTGSETENHAQPASTTLSSSSIPSDPSDRLSPFLAARHFNLPSKTASMFMAGSSECIIVGGGDGQALYLDADLNHGRTSHCNTFNNQPLCSESFQISILEVWGFRDTMNG
- the TBC1D24 gene encoding TBC1 domain family member 24 isoform X2, whose amino-acid sequence is MDEYSRFVDWDKMDVSAQSQDTKELTCTDLHELKQLARQGYWAKNHSLRAKVYHKLISNIPCRTVTPDANVYRDIVGKIVGKRSSSSLPLPEFVDNSLIPTYCLNAEGVGAVRKIILCVANQFPDISFCPALPSVTALLLHYSKDEAECFEQVCRILACNDPSKRLIDQTFLAFESSCMTFGDLVNKYCQAAHKLMVAVSEDVLEVYSDWQRWLFGELPMVYIARIFDVFLVEGYKVLYRVALALLKFFHKVRAGQPMESDSIQQDIRAFVRDIAKSVSPERLLEKAFAIRLFSRKEIQLLQMANEKALQQKGITVKQKRQNVHLAVHAENFKSEIVSVKEMRDIWSWIPERFALCQPLLLFTTLEHGCSLSRFYSHSEGHEPTLLLIKTTAKEVCGAYLSTDWSERRRGGNKLSFFGTGECFVFRLQPEVERYEWVIIKHPELASTGSETENHAQPASTTLSSSSIPSDPSDRLSPFLAARHFNLPSKTASMFMAGSSECIIVGGGDGQALYLDADLNHGRTSHCNTFNNQPLCSESFQISILEVWGFRDTMNG